A genomic window from Gossypium hirsutum isolate 1008001.06 chromosome D12, Gossypium_hirsutum_v2.1, whole genome shotgun sequence includes:
- the LOC121224240 gene encoding probable leucine-rich repeat receptor-like protein kinase At1g35710, with protein sequence MASFCSLTLILISIFAFSISIANSKTLKRDVKALNEIKASLGWRVVYAWIGDDPCGDGDLPPWSGVTCSTQGDYRVVTELEVYAVSIVGPFPIAVTNLLDLTRLDLHNNKLTGPIPPQIGRLRRLRMLNLRWNKLQDVLPPEIGELKRLTHLSLSFNNFKGEIPRELANLPELRYLYLQENRFTGRVPAELGTLQNLRHLDVGNNHLVGTIRELIRIEGGFPVLRNLYLNNNYLTGGIPAQLANLTNLEILYLSYNKMSGAIPTALAHIPKLTYLYLDHNQFSGRIPDAFYKHPFLKELYIEGNAFRPGVNPIGAHKVLELSDTDFLV encoded by the exons ATGGCATCCTTTTGCTCActaactttgattttgatttctatTTTCGCTTTCTCAATCTCCATTGCTAACTCCAAAACTCTCAAGAGAGATG TAAAAGCCTTAAATGAGATAAAAGCATCACTTGGATGGAGAGTGGTATATGCATGGATTGGAGATGATCCCTGTGGAGATGGTGATTTACCACCTTGGTCTGGTGTAACATGTTCTACTCAAGGAGACTATCGAGTTGTTACTGAATT GGAAGTCTATGCAGTATCAATTGTTGGTCCTTTTCCTATTGCCGTAACTAATTTGTTGGATTTAACAAGGCT GGATCTCCATAACAACAAGCTTACGGGCCCAATTCCTCCCCAAATTGGACGCCTGAGACGACTTAGAATGTT AAATTTGAGGTGGAATAAACTCCAAGATGTCCTTCCTCCTGAGATCGGTGAGCTGAAAAGACTAACCCATCT GTCGTTGAGCTTTAACAATTTTAAGGGTGAGATTCCAAGGGAGCTTGCAAATCTACCCGAGCTTCGCTATCTCTACCTTCAAGAAAACCGTTTCACTGGTCGAGTTCCAGCAGAGTTGGGCACTTTACAAAATCTTCGGCACTT gGATGTCGGTAATAATCATTTGGTCGGTACCATTAGGGAGCTTATTCGTATTGAAGGAGGCTTTCCAGTTCTACGTAACTT GTATTTGAATAACAATTATTTGACTGGAGGAATTCCTGCTCAGCTGGCAAATTTGACAAATTTGGAGATATT GTACCTTTCATACAACAAGATGTCTGGAGCAATACCAACAGCACTTGCCCATATTCCTAAATTGACATATTT GTATTTGGATCATAACCAATTCTCAGGCCGGATTCCCGATGCATTCTACAAGCATCCTTTCTTGAAAGAACT GTATATTGAAGGAAACGCATTCCGGCCTGGCGTAAACCCCATTGGTGCACACAAGGTCCTTGAACTTTCGGACACAGATTTCTTGGTTTAG
- the LOC121224238 gene encoding probable leucine-rich repeat receptor-like protein kinase At1g35710 — MASFCSLTLILISIFAFSISIANSKTLKRDVKALNEIKASLGWRVVYAWIGDDPCGDGDLPPWSGVTCSTQGDYRVVTELEVYAVSIVGPFPIAVTNLLDLTRLDLHNNKLTGPIPPQIGRLRRLRMLNLRWNKLQDVLPPEIGELKRLTHLSLSFNNFKGEIPRELANLPELRYLYLQENRFTGRVPAELGTLQNLRHLDVGNNHLVGTIRELIRIEGGFPVLRNLYLNNNYLTGGIPAQLANLTNLEILYLSYNKMSGAIPTALAHIPKLTYLYLDHNQFSGRIPDAFYKHPFLKELYIEGNAFRPGVNPIGAHKVLELSDTDFLV; from the exons ATGGCATCCTTTTGCTCActaactttgattttgatttctatTTTCGCTTTCTCAATCTCCATTGCTAACTCCAAAACTCTCAAGAGAGATG TAAAAGCCTTAAATGAGATAAAAGCATCACTTGGATGGAGAGTGGTATATGCATGGATTGGAGATGATCCCTGTGGAGATGGTGATTTACCACCTTGGTCTGGTGTAACATGTTCTACTCAAGGAGACTATCGAGTTGTTACTGAATT GGAAGTCTATGCAGTATCAATTGTTGGTCCTTTTCCTATTGCCGTAACTAATTTGTTGGATTTAACAAGGCT GGATCTCCATAACAACAAGCTTACGGGCCCAATTCCTCCCCAAATTGGACGCCTGAGACGACTTAGAATGTT AAATTTGAGGTGGAATAAACTCCAAGATGTCCTTCCTCCTGAGATCGGTGAGCTGAAAAGACTAACCCATCT GTCGTTGAGCTTTAACAATTTTAAGGGTGAGATTCCAAGGGAGCTTGCAAATCTACCCGAGCTTCGCTATCTCTACCTTCAAGAAAACCGTTTCACTGGTCGAGTTCCAGCAGAGTTGGGCACTTTACAAAATCTTCGGCACTT GGATGTCGGTAATAATCATTTGGTCGGTACCATTAGGGAGCTTATTCGTATTGAAGGAGGCTTTCCAGTTCTACGTAACTT GTATTTGAATAACAATTATTTGACTGGAGGAATTCCTGCTCAGCTGGCAAATTTGACAAATTTGGAGATATT GTACCTTTCATACAACAAGATGTCTGGAGCAATACCAACAGCACTTGCCCATATTCCTAAATTGACATATTT GTATTTGGATCATAACCAATTCTCAGGCCGGATTCCCGATGCATTCTACAAGCATCCTTTCTTGAAAGAACT GTATATTGAAGGAAACGCATTCCGGCCTGGCGTAAACCCCATTGGTGCACACAAGGTCCTTGAACTTTCGGACACAGATTTCTTGGTTTAG
- the LOC107951248 gene encoding LYR motif-containing protein 4, with translation MAASGVAAPTRTEVLQLYRSLLRVARQFCDYNIREYSKRRTIDAFRDNKNLTDPSQLSAAFSDGKAQLEVAKRQALVYSLYAPKVKSIMDIKPS, from the coding sequence ATGGCAGCGTCGGGAGTAGCAGCACCGACGAGAACGGAGGTTTTACAGCTTTACCGATCGCTTCTGCGAGTGGCGCGTCAGTTCTGCGACTACAACATAAGGGAGTACTCAAAACGGCGAACCATTGACGCGTTTCGAGACAACAAGAACCTAACCGACCCTTCCCAGCTCTCCGCCGCTTTCTCCGACGGTAAAGCTCAGCTGGAAGTCGCTAAAAGACAAGCTTTGGTTTATTCACTCTATGCTCCAAAGGTCAAAAGCAtaatggatattaagccttcttag
- the LOC121224241 gene encoding SNAP25 homologous protein SNAP33 — translation MLGLKKSPLKTAKHNSVDPARVAASRSNPFDSDDEFDNKQTLKPSRRTSSEPTLSPPNFGANPLDDNEGKVNSSSSYWQSSASRNKYKNDFRDSGGLENQSVQELENYALYKSEETTKTVNNCVKIAEEMREGATNTLIALHQQGEQITRTHNTAAGIDHDLSRGEKLLGSLGGMFSRTWKPKKTRQIVGPVITRDDLPKSRGGHLEQKEKLGLNTVPRRHSKSQTPPPEPADAYQKVEFEKAKQDDGLSDLSDLLGELKVMAVDMGSEIERQNKSLNGLQDDVDELNFRVRGANQRARRLLGK, via the exons ATGTTAGGTTTAAAGAAATCTCCATTGAAGACTGCTAAGCATAATTCAGTTGATCCTGCGCGTGTGGCCGCTTCTCGTTCCAACCCCTTTGATTCTGATGACGAGTTTGACAATAAGCAAACCCTTAAACCTTCAAGAAGGACTTCTTCTGAACCTACTTTGAGTCCACCGAATTTTGGGGCCAATCCTCTTGATGACAATGAGGGGAAAGTGAACTCTTCTTCTTCATATTGGCAAAGTTCAGCATCACGAAACAAGTATAAGAATGATTTCCGTGATTCTGGCGGACTTGAGAACCAATCGGTGCAAGAATTGGAGAACTATGCCCTCTACAAGTCTGAGGAGACTACTAAGACCGTCAACAATTGTGTGAAGATTGCAGAAGAAATGAGAGAAGGTGCTACCAATACTTTGATTGCCTTACATCAACAGGGTGAACAGATTACCCGGACTCATAATACGGCTGCTGGCATTGATCATGACCTTAGTCGG GGCGAGAAGCTCTTGGGAAGTCTTGGAGGCATGTTCTCTAGAACCTGGAAACCGAAGAAGACTCGACAAATAGTTGGCCCTGTTATTACAAGAG ATGATTTGCCTAAGAGTAGAGGTGGCCACTTGGAGCAAAAGGAGAAACTGGGATTGAATACGGTTCCAAGGAGACATTCAAAATCACAAACGCCGCCCCCCGAGCCGGCGGATGCGTATCAAAAAGTCGAG TTTGAAAAGGCAAAGCAAGATGACGGCCTCTCCGATTTAAGCGATTTACTGGGAGAGTTGAAGGTTATGGCTGTCGATATGGGATCCGAAATCGAGAG GCAAAATAAGAGTCTGAATGGTCTCCAAGATGATGTGGATGAGCTAAATTTCCGTGTGAGAGGTGCAAATCAACGAGCTCGCCGATTGCTTGGGAAGTAA
- the LOC107951250 gene encoding heparanase-like protein 1, which produces MELCFGWFLLVASIPAIFAQDISHGSIVVDGTMTVAQTDDNFVCATIDWWPHDKCNYDQCPWHHTSVMNLNLSHPFLAKAIQAFNRLRIRVGGSLQDQVLYDVGNLKSPCHPFQKMKDGLFGFSKGCLHMERWDELNRFFKETSAMVTFGLNALHGRHKIKRSLWGGDWDSSNAQDFMKYTISKGYQIDSWEFGNELSGNGIGAHVHADQYGKDLVNLRKIINELYKGSQSKPSLIAPGGFYDEEWFVKLLQTSGFGVIDVMSHHMYNLGAGVDPKLVSKILNPDHLNKAAYTFGNLTHIIRRHGPWTSAWVGESGGAYNSGGAHVSNTFVNSFWYLDQLGMASKYHTKVYCRQTLIGGNYGLLNATTFVPNPDYYSGLLWHRLMGKVVLNVESHASPFLRSYAHCSKGRAGVTLLVINLSNQTNFIMNAQNSINLKLAANEQNISRDSFTHNLKKTFSWVGTKASDDALLREEYHLTPKDGYLRSQTMVLNGIPLELTSTGDIPSLNPVRVNVKSPITISPLSIAFIVFPNFEAPACR; this is translated from the exons ATGGAACTGTGCTTCGGTTGGTTCTTACTTGTGGCTTCGATTCCTGCAATTTTTGCTCAAGATATTAGTCATGGATCGATTGTAGTTGATGGAACTATGACTGTTGCTCAAACTGATGATAACTTCGTCTGTGCTACGATCGACTGGTGGCCTCATGATAAGTGTAATTACGACCAGTGTCCATGGCACCATACATCTGTAATGAATCTG AACTTGTCTCATCCTTTCCTTGCCAAAGCTATCCAAG CTTTCAACCGTTTGAGGATAAGAGTTGGAGGCTCTTTGCAAGATCAAGTGTTGTATGATGTTGGGAATTTAAAGTCCCCTTGTCATCCATTCCAAAAGATGAAAGACGGATTGTTTGGGTTTTCAAAGGGATGCTTACACATGGAGAGGTGGGATGAACTGAACCGTTTCTTCAAAGAAACCAG TGCAATGGTGACATTCGGCCTGAATGCTCTCCATGGGAGACATAAAATAAAGAGGAGCCTTTGGGGAGGGGATTGGGACTCTAGCAATGCGCAAGATTTTATGAAGTACACCATTTCAAAGGGATACCAGATAGATTCATGGGAATTCG GTAATGAGTTGAGCGGAAATGGTATTGGTGCACATGTTCATGCCGACCAGTATGGAAAAGACTTGGTCAACCTAAGGAAAATCATAAATGAGTTATACAAAGGCTCGCAATCTAAACCATCACTCATAGCTCCCGGAGGATTCTATGACGAAGAGTGGTTTGTCAAGCTTCTTCAGACCTCGGGCTTTGGTGTAATCGATGTCATGAGCCATCATATGTACAATTTGGGTGCAG GTGTTGATCCGAAACTTGTTAGTAAAATATTGAATCCGGACCACTTAAATAAGGCAGCATACACTTTCGGTAATCTCACACACATCATCCGGAGGCACGGTCCTTGGACTTCTGCATGGGTTGGAGAGTCTGGTGGGGCTTATAACAGCGGTGGTGCTCATGTGTCCAATACATTCGTCAACAGCTTCTG GTATTTAGATCAGCTCGGAATGGCATCAAAATACCATACTAAAGTATATTGTAGGCAAACACTAATTGGTGGCAACTATGGTCTTCTCAATGCGACAACATTTGTTCCGAACCCTGATTATTACAG TGGACTTCTATGGCATCGGTTAATGGGTAAAGTGGTTCTAAATGTCGAAAGCCATGCTTCGCCCTTTCTTCGATCTTATGCCCATTGTTCGAAAGGAAGA GCTGGTGTAACTTTACTCGTGATCAACTTGAGCAATCAGACGAATTTCATAATGAATGCTCAAAACAGCATCAATCTGAAGTTGGCTGCCAATGAACAAAACATTAGCAGGGACAGCTTCACACATAATCTTAAGAAAACATTCTCCTGGGTCGGAACCAAAGCTTCCGATGATGCTCTACTCCGAGAAGAGTATCATTTAACACCAAAAGACGGATACCTTAGAAGTCAAACTATGGTTCTAAATGGCATTCCTTTAGAACTTACAAGCACCGGAGACATCCCATCACTAAACCCCGTCCGTGTTAACGTGAAGTCTCCGATAACCATCTCGCCTTTGTCAATTGCATTCATAGTATTCCCCAACTTCGAAGCTCCAGCTTGCAGgtaa